One Methylophaga marina DNA window includes the following coding sequences:
- the mscL gene encoding large conductance mechanosensitive channel protein MscL — protein sequence MLKEFKEFAMRGNVLDMAVGIIIGGAFGTIVKSLVADVIMPPIGLLLGGVDFSDLFVTLKEGTVAGPYATLATAQEAGAVVISYGVFINAVISFLIVAFAVFLLIRSVNKMQREKEAEPAPAEATNKECPRCYSTILIKATRCPHCTSELV from the coding sequence ATGTTGAAGGAATTCAAAGAGTTTGCCATGCGCGGCAATGTGTTAGATATGGCCGTGGGGATTATCATCGGTGGTGCGTTTGGCACCATTGTGAAGAGTTTGGTAGCCGACGTAATTATGCCACCTATTGGTCTATTACTGGGAGGTGTCGACTTTTCAGACTTATTTGTCACGTTAAAAGAAGGTACTGTGGCAGGTCCATATGCCACCTTGGCAACAGCTCAGGAAGCTGGTGCTGTAGTGATTAGTTATGGCGTCTTTATTAATGCGGTCATCAGCTTTTTGATCGTCGCCTTTGCTGTTTTTCTGTTGATTCGTTCGGTCAATAAAATGCAACGTGAAAAAGAAGCAGAACCTGCACCTGCAGAAGCCACCAATAAAGAATGTCCAAGATGCTACTCAACCATTCTTATCAAAGCGACGCGTTGCCCACACTGCACATCTGAACTCGTATAA
- a CDS encoding OprO/OprP family phosphate-selective porin has product MKLKTTSLLIAGTLFGAAMLPAQANNEAMADLLKVLRDKGTISAEDYNMLKNAAAADQEKTEAAQAEVKKQVAEATADMPKITTDGKIKVESRDGAWSFQPIGRVMWDAIDSDADDLADDAQGTELRRARLGFSGSIYDWGYKFEADFAGGDASIKDAYVSYGNKFSNGVRYGVKMGQSHVPFGLNTKISSKYMSFMDRPLFADTDWSPARQSGVVADLAADDYRWTFSAGLTNGGLSGGETTDNGSTFAARASFVPYMASKNQLIQIGAGYLTRGGGDGFDDDQRVVSHIDNTKPLELVVAPSADDGSDAFTIDAMAIFGSFHAMAEYLDYTNDTTAGDIDTTGYAIEAGYFLTGESLKWKKVIPLVSHQSLNMAHGRLLHVSKTWKLTKSQVTLLQAMKQISSHWV; this is encoded by the coding sequence TTGAAATTGAAAACAACATCTTTATTAATTGCCGGTACCTTGTTTGGTGCAGCAATGTTGCCTGCTCAGGCAAACAACGAAGCGATGGCTGACCTGTTAAAAGTCCTTCGTGACAAAGGCACCATCAGTGCAGAAGACTACAACATGCTGAAAAACGCTGCAGCAGCTGATCAAGAAAAAACTGAAGCTGCTCAAGCTGAAGTGAAAAAACAAGTCGCTGAAGCAACTGCAGATATGCCAAAAATTACCACTGATGGCAAAATCAAAGTTGAAAGCCGTGATGGTGCATGGTCTTTCCAACCAATTGGTCGTGTCATGTGGGATGCGATTGACTCTGATGCAGACGATCTGGCAGATGATGCTCAAGGAACAGAATTACGCCGTGCTCGTCTAGGTTTCTCAGGTTCAATTTACGACTGGGGTTACAAATTTGAAGCTGACTTCGCAGGTGGCGATGCATCAATCAAAGACGCTTATGTCAGCTATGGCAACAAATTCTCAAACGGCGTTCGTTATGGCGTGAAAATGGGCCAATCTCATGTCCCATTTGGTCTGAACACCAAAATAAGCTCTAAATATATGAGCTTTATGGATCGTCCTTTGTTTGCTGATACTGACTGGTCTCCAGCACGTCAAAGTGGTGTCGTTGCTGATCTGGCTGCTGATGATTATCGCTGGACATTCTCTGCAGGCCTGACTAATGGTGGCCTGAGCGGCGGTGAGACGACTGATAACGGTAGCACTTTCGCAGCCCGCGCATCATTTGTTCCTTACATGGCCTCAAAAAATCAATTGATCCAAATCGGTGCTGGTTATTTAACTCGTGGCGGCGGTGATGGTTTTGATGACGATCAACGTGTTGTAAGCCACATTGATAACACCAAACCTTTAGAGTTAGTTGTAGCCCCTTCAGCTGACGACGGCTCTGATGCATTCACTATCGATGCTATGGCAATCTTCGGTTCATTCCACGCTATGGCAGAGTACTTAGATTACACTAATGACACTACTGCTGGTGACATTGATACTACTGGCTACGCAATTGAAGCTGGTTACTTCCTAACAGGTGAATCACTGAAATGGAAAAAGGTTATACCTCTGGTATCACACCAAAGTCTAAATATGGCGCATGGCAGATTGCTGCACGTTTCGAAAACATGGAAATTGACGAAATCTCAGGTAACGCTACTTCAGGCGATGAAGCAGATAAGTTCACACTGGGTCTAA
- the groES gene encoding co-chaperone GroES: MNLRPLHDRVIVRRMEEETMSAGGIVIPDNAAEKPSRGEILAAGDGKVTDSGEVRPLAVKVGDKVLFGKYAGTEVKVDGEELLVMREDDIVAVIEG, translated from the coding sequence ATGAATCTTCGTCCCCTTCATGATCGTGTGATTGTTCGTCGCATGGAAGAAGAAACAATGAGCGCTGGCGGTATCGTTATCCCTGATAACGCCGCAGAAAAACCATCTCGCGGTGAAATTCTTGCTGCAGGTGATGGCAAGGTTACAGATTCAGGCGAAGTTCGCCCTTTGGCGGTAAAAGTGGGTGACAAAGTACTGTTTGGCAAATATGCCGGTACTGAAGTTAAGGTTGACGGTGAAGAACTGTTAGTCATGCGTGAAGATGACATTGTTGCTGTTATCGAAGGCTAA
- a CDS encoding cobaltochelatase subunit CobN — MFNRLILCFILFLFSSSVLAEQLLLIVTPRNVPEVVSGAHEFLKHPSHSSTSVQIRTTEQWQDLSVNQQAALLKQSDLVFAGGVFGETANQLMENIKKGLLKNLIALHSDHRLMGASSLNSRPILNGPPDKLMQHPDPALSTEQWMASLLEQYPAQEAWLISRFFWLGRNSENMQGLISHLHHLVKNENTTERPQLAAQLRLYHQDKIIPPDQFEFSAKSSWVVLVDYETGERPGEKALLDAVCKQLIDESTGCVSVLTAWGDASLSAIKLLAENKSHISSVVSLQDFVIGGSEHRQAVTDELKKLNVPVIKAMRLSDSTHAEWELSEAGISWDSVHYRVAMPELQGVSQPMVVATMTPAEVDKLTGARLAFSEPVESQVTLLAKRLKRWQQLQDKANQDKKIAIIYYNHPPGRHNIGADNLNVVESLFDILHSLKNQGYNTGELPATSDALLDLLQQRGVNLPEDQAALAAMSSQVNTMDSKSYQSWFQTLPESLQQEMVNGPLGLLHANLKQAKALKDPTIAAHLFARVMEDIRHVVDGADHAGRDRVLQLLSQLQTIYQQPLANIDWQQAEQLINAISQQWIEGIRGWGEAPGNVMVYDDKILIPGLEFGNIFVGPQPPRGWELNEELLHANLSFPPPHQYLAFYQWLRNTFHADALVHLGRHSTYEFLPRHRVGMAENDYPQAILGDLPSIYPYIVDGVGEGIQAKRRGLAVMVDHLTPPLASTELYDQLLELRQVVESYEAAPVNAGAMRDRAIEEMKRLVANLNLEDELTANMAGELEVRGLSSFEQVDDDLLVHEIGHYLTTLQEDFMPLGLHVFGRDWSEQAVQTMLTSMNNGKQATESWDPLLRGSPAAEMSALLAALDGQFVEPGKGNDPIRTPSALPTGRNFYALDDSLIPSRLGYKVGIALAEKARAETPANNAQDSDALVLWASDVVRDEGAMIAFAYDMLGVKPTWSRRGIFSGLERLDLSSSASPHPRIRRDMLLTTSGLFRDLYGSQIVWLEQAVLMALDASSGLIRRDYPALTLSLDAALERLQVSENPGFESLEQNQVAARWVDDASAALRAGVSENQAGLTASYRIFGTPPGAYGAGVNRLVERSGAWENREEVAQTYIHRMGHAYGAELDGQAQQALFQQRLQHVGQTYLGRASNLYGVMDNNDAFDYLGGLSLAIETTRGQAPESYILAHSDTTDLRVDSLQTVLLGELRGRYLNPQWLKPLMKEGYAGARTMGSEFLEYLWGWQVTNPGIVKSWVWDEVKRVYVDDGLDLGLDDFLEQDHNVHVKSNMLAIMLIAAYKGFWQADEATLEQLAQQFTDLVSANGLPGSGHTSPSHPMYVWLNDYLDESHQQQLAEVLNAARMPETEMTDAPSHIAEITEQKATQPEQETNSSEEQQKEQAQQQRFWLYVVLGLVVLLVIAGMAKGMRAPTAKFKE, encoded by the coding sequence GTGTTTAACCGACTTATTCTTTGTTTCATTCTTTTTCTTTTTTCTTCATCAGTCCTGGCCGAGCAATTATTGCTGATTGTCACACCACGAAATGTACCGGAAGTGGTGTCTGGTGCGCATGAGTTTTTAAAACACCCCTCTCATTCCTCCACGTCAGTGCAAATACGCACGACCGAACAGTGGCAAGACTTAAGCGTAAATCAACAAGCCGCTTTATTAAAACAGTCAGATTTAGTCTTCGCGGGCGGCGTGTTTGGTGAAACAGCCAACCAGCTGATGGAAAATATCAAAAAAGGTCTGCTAAAAAATCTTATCGCATTGCATAGCGATCATCGTCTTATGGGGGCGTCTAGTTTGAACAGTCGTCCCATTTTAAATGGGCCCCCTGACAAATTAATGCAGCATCCAGATCCTGCGTTATCGACAGAACAGTGGATGGCATCGCTATTAGAACAATACCCGGCACAGGAAGCGTGGTTGATTTCACGATTCTTTTGGCTGGGAAGAAATAGTGAAAATATGCAGGGACTGATTAGTCATCTACATCATCTGGTTAAAAATGAAAATACAACTGAGCGTCCTCAATTAGCTGCACAGCTCAGGCTTTATCATCAAGATAAAATCATTCCACCAGATCAGTTTGAGTTTTCTGCAAAATCATCATGGGTGGTGTTAGTGGATTATGAAACTGGGGAACGGCCGGGAGAAAAGGCATTACTGGATGCTGTTTGTAAACAGCTTATTGATGAGTCAACTGGTTGTGTGTCAGTGCTTACTGCGTGGGGTGATGCCAGTTTATCTGCCATCAAGTTATTAGCTGAGAATAAATCACACATCAGTTCAGTGGTGTCTCTGCAAGACTTTGTGATTGGCGGATCGGAACATCGGCAGGCTGTCACCGATGAATTAAAAAAACTGAATGTACCGGTGATAAAAGCGATGCGTTTAAGTGATAGTACCCACGCTGAATGGGAGCTGTCAGAAGCCGGTATCAGTTGGGATTCTGTTCATTATCGTGTCGCTATGCCTGAGTTACAAGGGGTGTCTCAACCAATGGTGGTTGCAACGATGACTCCCGCCGAAGTCGATAAACTCACGGGAGCCAGACTGGCTTTCTCAGAACCTGTAGAGTCACAAGTCACCTTATTGGCCAAGCGCTTAAAACGCTGGCAGCAATTACAAGATAAAGCGAATCAGGATAAAAAGATTGCGATTATCTATTATAACCATCCGCCTGGTCGCCATAATATCGGTGCTGATAATTTAAACGTCGTGGAGTCCTTGTTCGATATTCTGCATTCCCTTAAAAACCAAGGGTACAATACCGGTGAGTTACCGGCGACATCAGACGCATTGCTAGATTTATTGCAGCAACGAGGCGTCAACTTACCTGAAGACCAGGCTGCCTTGGCTGCGATGTCGTCACAAGTCAACACAATGGATAGCAAAAGCTACCAAAGCTGGTTTCAAACATTGCCAGAATCACTACAGCAAGAAATGGTCAATGGCCCGCTGGGTTTATTACATGCCAATCTAAAACAAGCTAAAGCATTGAAAGATCCAACCATTGCGGCACATTTATTCGCTCGGGTGATGGAAGATATCCGCCATGTTGTCGATGGTGCCGACCATGCTGGTCGTGACCGTGTGTTGCAATTACTCAGTCAGCTACAAACCATCTACCAGCAACCTTTAGCAAACATCGACTGGCAACAGGCTGAGCAATTAATTAATGCCATTAGCCAACAATGGATAGAAGGCATAAGAGGCTGGGGCGAAGCGCCGGGGAATGTGATGGTTTATGACGATAAAATCCTGATTCCCGGTCTTGAGTTTGGCAATATTTTTGTTGGTCCACAGCCTCCAAGAGGCTGGGAGCTAAATGAAGAGCTATTACATGCTAATTTATCCTTCCCGCCACCACACCAATATTTGGCGTTTTATCAGTGGCTAAGAAATACCTTTCATGCTGATGCCTTAGTTCATCTGGGCCGCCATTCGACCTACGAGTTTTTACCTCGTCATCGAGTGGGTATGGCCGAGAATGATTACCCTCAGGCGATTTTAGGTGATTTGCCAAGTATCTACCCTTATATCGTTGATGGTGTGGGTGAGGGTATTCAGGCAAAACGCCGTGGCCTCGCGGTGATGGTTGATCACCTCACACCGCCTTTGGCTAGCACTGAGTTATATGATCAATTACTGGAATTACGACAGGTCGTTGAAAGTTATGAAGCTGCACCTGTGAATGCTGGGGCTATGCGCGATCGTGCGATTGAGGAAATGAAACGCTTAGTCGCCAACCTTAATCTGGAAGATGAACTGACAGCGAATATGGCTGGTGAGTTGGAAGTGCGAGGATTGAGTTCATTCGAGCAGGTGGATGACGATTTGTTAGTGCACGAAATCGGCCATTACCTGACCACTCTACAAGAAGATTTTATGCCTCTGGGGCTACATGTTTTTGGTCGAGACTGGTCTGAACAAGCGGTTCAAACCATGCTTACTTCAATGAATAATGGCAAACAAGCTACGGAGAGCTGGGATCCACTTCTACGCGGCTCACCTGCTGCAGAAATGTCGGCATTATTGGCTGCTTTAGATGGTCAATTTGTTGAGCCGGGTAAAGGTAATGATCCGATTCGCACACCATCAGCATTACCGACTGGACGTAATTTCTATGCCTTAGATGATAGCTTAATTCCATCACGTTTAGGCTACAAAGTCGGTATCGCATTAGCCGAAAAAGCCCGTGCAGAAACTCCCGCAAATAACGCTCAGGATAGTGATGCCTTAGTGTTATGGGCATCCGATGTGGTGCGTGATGAAGGTGCAATGATCGCTTTTGCTTACGATATGTTAGGGGTGAAACCGACCTGGAGTCGTCGTGGAATTTTTAGTGGATTAGAACGTTTGGATCTTTCTTCATCAGCCTCGCCTCATCCCCGAATCCGCCGAGATATGTTGCTGACGACCTCTGGTTTATTTCGTGATTTGTATGGTTCGCAGATAGTTTGGTTGGAACAAGCGGTATTGATGGCACTGGATGCCTCTTCTGGTTTGATTCGTCGTGACTATCCGGCGTTGACCTTATCATTGGATGCGGCTTTAGAGCGTTTACAGGTTAGTGAAAATCCTGGTTTTGAATCCTTAGAGCAGAACCAGGTTGCTGCCCGCTGGGTAGACGATGCCAGTGCGGCATTACGTGCGGGTGTGTCAGAAAACCAAGCCGGCCTGACGGCAAGTTACCGTATTTTTGGTACCCCACCGGGTGCTTATGGTGCTGGCGTGAATCGTCTGGTTGAGCGCTCTGGTGCCTGGGAAAACCGTGAAGAAGTCGCGCAAACCTATATTCATCGTATGGGGCATGCCTATGGTGCAGAACTGGACGGTCAGGCGCAGCAGGCCTTATTCCAACAGAGGCTGCAACATGTCGGTCAGACTTATCTCGGACGAGCCAGTAATCTGTATGGAGTTATGGATAACAATGATGCCTTTGATTATCTGGGCGGCTTAAGCCTCGCTATTGAAACCACACGTGGACAGGCACCAGAGAGTTATATTCTGGCGCACAGTGATACCACGGATTTACGCGTTGATTCTTTGCAGACCGTATTGTTAGGTGAACTGCGTGGTCGTTATCTGAATCCGCAATGGCTTAAACCGCTGATGAAGGAGGGGTATGCCGGTGCTCGCACCATGGGTAGTGAGTTTTTAGAATATCTATGGGGCTGGCAAGTGACCAATCCCGGCATTGTGAAAAGCTGGGTATGGGATGAAGTTAAACGGGTGTATGTGGATGATGGACTAGACTTGGGCTTAGATGACTTTCTTGAGCAAGATCATAACGTCCATGTGAAAAGTAATATGCTGGCGATTATGCTGATTGCAGCCTATAAAGGTTTTTGGCAAGCCGATGAGGCTACGCTGGAACAACTGGCACAGCAGTTCACCGATTTAGTTTCTGCAAATGGGCTACCGGGAAGTGGCCATACCTCACCATCCCACCCCATGTATGTATGGTTGAATGATTACCTGGATGAGTCTCATCAACAGCAATTAGCTGAGGTATTAAATGCGGCAAGAATGCCAGAAACTGAAATGACTGATGCACCAAGTCATATTGCCGAAATAACCGAGCAAAAAGCGACTCAGCCTGAGCAAGAGACGAATTCATCTGAAGAGCAACAGAAAGAGCAAGCGCAGCAACAACGCTTCTGGCTCTATGTGGTATTAGGTCTCGTGGTCTTATTAGTGATAGCTGGCATGGCAAAAGGCATGCGAGCCCCAACTGCCAAGTTCAAGGAGTAA
- a CDS encoding MotA/TolQ/ExbB proton channel family protein: MLSSQSIGVMHHLVGFLLEPVIWALMLFAALSIIDIGIALAERFSGLKKWQQSAGQVEAFETLAFKRIERSDFLARIAPMLGLMGTLIPLGPGLSALGNGDLSILTTAMSVAFDTTVLGLFVGIIGFVLGRLRRRWYDEILTTMEQANG, encoded by the coding sequence ATGTTGAGTTCACAATCCATCGGTGTGATGCATCACTTAGTCGGATTTTTATTAGAACCGGTGATATGGGCGCTAATGTTATTTGCCGCCTTGAGCATTATTGATATTGGTATTGCGCTGGCTGAACGCTTTTCTGGTTTGAAGAAGTGGCAGCAGTCAGCAGGTCAGGTTGAGGCTTTTGAAACGTTAGCATTTAAACGAATTGAGCGGAGTGACTTTTTAGCCAGAATTGCGCCTATGCTCGGGTTGATGGGCACACTGATACCGCTTGGGCCGGGCTTATCTGCACTTGGTAATGGGGATCTCAGCATCTTAACCACGGCGATGAGTGTGGCCTTTGATACCACGGTTCTGGGCCTCTTTGTTGGCATTATCGGTTTTGTTTTAGGGCGATTAAGACGTCGTTGGTATGACGAGATTCTAACGACTATGGAGCAGGCTAATGGCTAG
- the groL gene encoding chaperonin GroEL (60 kDa chaperone family; promotes refolding of misfolded polypeptides especially under stressful conditions; forms two stacked rings of heptamers to form a barrel-shaped 14mer; ends can be capped by GroES; misfolded proteins enter the barrel where they are refolded when GroES binds), whose protein sequence is MAAKEVKFGADARQLMVKGVNTLANAVKVTLGPKGRNVVLDKSFGAPTVTKDGVSVAKEIELENKYENMGAQMVKEVASHTSDAAGDGTTTATVLAQAILREGMKAVTAGMNPMDLKRGIDKAVQSAVEQLRTMSSPCDDDKAIAQVGTISANSDASIGKIIAEAMQKVGKEGVITVEDGSGFENELDVVEGMQFDRGYQSPYFVNDQQTMTAELEDPYVLLFDKKISNIRDLLPTLEAVAKSSRPLLIVSEDVEGEALATLVVNNMRGIVKVCAVKAPGFGDRRKAMLEDIAVLTGGTVISEEVGLSLEKVTLDHLGQAKKITVSKENTTIVDGAGRADEIQARVEQIRTQIAESSSDYDKEKLQERVAKLAGGVAVIRVGAATEMEMKEKKARVEDALHATRAAVEEGVVAGGGVALVRAESSLGELRGDNHDQDMGIKIARRAMEEPLRQIATNAGAEASVILNEVVAGKGNYGYNAATGEYGDMIDMGILDPTKVTRTALQNAGSVAGLMLTTEAMIAELPKEDAPAMPDMGGMGGMGGMM, encoded by the coding sequence ATGGCTGCTAAAGAAGTCAAATTTGGTGCAGACGCACGTCAGTTAATGGTTAAAGGTGTGAATACACTGGCTAACGCAGTAAAAGTCACACTGGGACCAAAAGGTCGCAACGTTGTTTTAGATAAAAGCTTCGGTGCACCTACCGTCACGAAAGACGGTGTTTCAGTCGCGAAAGAAATCGAACTGGAAAACAAATACGAAAACATGGGTGCCCAAATGGTAAAAGAAGTGGCTTCGCACACTTCTGATGCTGCAGGTGACGGTACAACTACAGCGACAGTTCTAGCACAAGCTATTCTGCGTGAAGGTATGAAAGCCGTTACTGCTGGTATGAACCCAATGGATCTGAAACGTGGTATCGACAAAGCAGTTCAATCTGCGGTTGAACAACTGCGTACTATGTCATCACCATGTGATGATGATAAAGCGATTGCTCAAGTCGGTACTATTTCAGCTAACTCTGACGCTTCAATCGGTAAAATTATTGCTGAAGCCATGCAAAAAGTCGGTAAAGAAGGCGTTATCACCGTTGAAGACGGTAGCGGCTTTGAAAACGAATTAGACGTCGTTGAAGGTATGCAGTTTGATCGTGGCTACCAGTCTCCATACTTTGTTAACGACCAACAAACTATGACAGCAGAACTGGAAGATCCGTATGTGCTGTTATTCGACAAAAAAATCTCAAACATCCGTGATTTGCTGCCAACTCTAGAAGCTGTCGCGAAATCTAGCCGTCCATTATTGATCGTTTCTGAAGATGTGGAAGGTGAAGCCTTAGCCACACTGGTTGTGAACAATATGCGCGGTATCGTGAAAGTCTGTGCTGTTAAAGCGCCTGGCTTTGGTGACCGTCGTAAAGCGATGTTAGAAGATATCGCTGTGCTGACTGGTGGTACTGTGATTTCTGAAGAAGTCGGTCTGAGCCTGGAAAAAGTGACTTTGGATCACTTAGGTCAAGCGAAGAAAATCACTGTCAGCAAAGAAAATACCACTATCGTTGATGGTGCTGGCCGTGCAGATGAAATCCAAGCACGTGTTGAACAAATTCGCACACAAATCGCTGAATCTTCTTCTGACTACGACAAAGAAAAACTGCAAGAACGTGTTGCTAAATTAGCTGGCGGTGTTGCTGTTATCCGTGTTGGTGCGGCTACCGAGATGGAAATGAAAGAGAAGAAAGCACGTGTTGAAGATGCGTTACACGCGACTCGTGCTGCGGTTGAAGAAGGCGTCGTCGCTGGTGGTGGTGTTGCTCTTGTTCGTGCAGAAAGCTCTCTGGGCGAACTGCGTGGTGACAACCATGATCAAGACATGGGTATCAAAATTGCGCGTCGTGCAATGGAAGAGCCTTTACGTCAAATCGCTACAAACGCGGGTGCTGAAGCATCTGTTATCTTGAATGAAGTTGTTGCAGGTAAAGGTAACTATGGTTACAACGCGGCAACAGGTGAATACGGCGATATGATTGATATGGGTATTCTTGACCCAACTAAAGTCACGCGTACTGCATTACAAAATGCAGGTTCTGTTGCTGGTCTGATGCTGACAACAGAAGCGATGATCGCTGAACTGCCAAAAGAAGATGCACCTGCAATGCCTGATATGGGCGGTATGGGTGGCATGGGCGGCATGATGTAA
- a CDS encoding lysozyme inhibitor LprI family protein, whose amino-acid sequence MMLKRMLALLSLLLSFPVIAESDCASAFTTLEINACLNEELQDKKDIMQQYLAAAKQRYSDETKVVTAIEAGQSAWEAYKTSHCDSIYTLWMGGTIRVAMTLSCQIDLTEARTHEIWSSYLTYMDSTPAIMPEPELTYE is encoded by the coding sequence ATGATGCTAAAACGTATGCTTGCCCTGTTGAGCTTATTGTTGAGTTTTCCCGTTATCGCAGAGAGTGATTGCGCGTCTGCTTTTACTACGCTTGAAATTAACGCTTGTCTCAACGAAGAGTTGCAAGACAAAAAGGACATCATGCAGCAATACTTGGCAGCAGCTAAACAACGCTACAGCGATGAAACCAAAGTGGTAACTGCGATAGAAGCAGGACAATCGGCCTGGGAAGCCTATAAAACATCCCACTGTGACAGTATTTACACCCTTTGGATGGGCGGGACTATTCGTGTTGCTATGACGCTGAGTTGTCAGATAGACCTGACCGAAGCCAGAACGCATGAGATCTGGTCGAGCTATCTGACCTATATGGACAGCACTCCGGCTATCATGCCTGAACCAGAATTAACGTATGAGTAA
- a CDS encoding FxsA family protein, translated as MFRILLLIFLIIPIVEIYVLIQVGDVIGALPTIFMVVATAVLGAFLLRLQGFQTLQRAQSSMASGQIPATEMLEGVCLVIAGAMLLTPGFVTDTFGFLLLVPAIRQSVIKQLAKNSRIFYTQKRGDAFSQQRYRSDYREGDVIDGEVVDDDDKHHLR; from the coding sequence ATGTTTCGAATTTTATTACTGATTTTTTTAATTATCCCCATCGTTGAAATCTATGTGTTGATACAGGTTGGCGATGTGATTGGTGCATTACCGACTATATTTATGGTGGTGGCCACCGCTGTTCTAGGTGCGTTTTTACTTCGTTTACAAGGTTTTCAAACATTACAACGAGCACAAAGCTCCATGGCCAGCGGCCAAATTCCTGCCACAGAGATGCTGGAAGGGGTGTGTTTGGTTATCGCTGGGGCGATGTTATTAACACCCGGATTTGTCACCGATACCTTTGGTTTTTTGTTACTGGTGCCAGCCATTAGGCAGAGTGTGATTAAACAACTAGCCAAGAATAGTCGTATTTTTTACACACAAAAGCGTGGTGATGCTTTTTCACAACAACGTTATCGATCAGATTATCGAGAAGGTGATGTGATTGATGGGGAAGTGGTCGATGACGATGATAAACATCATCTTCGATAA
- a CDS encoding DUF2149 domain-containing protein, with product MARRWRHNRFDGNDDEPLGPMANLLDLMLVFACGLIAALISMSSQLQEHFQAEAKQADHALTELQSMKELPQLPEGMQGGAEGYESVGQVYRDPKTGKLIMIGQ from the coding sequence ATGGCTAGACGCTGGCGACATAATCGATTTGATGGCAATGATGATGAGCCATTAGGCCCCATGGCCAATTTATTAGACTTAATGTTGGTGTTTGCCTGCGGTCTGATTGCGGCATTAATTTCAATGAGTAGTCAGCTCCAGGAGCATTTTCAGGCCGAGGCAAAACAAGCGGATCATGCCCTGACGGAACTTCAATCGATGAAAGAATTACCGCAGCTACCTGAAGGTATGCAAGGTGGCGCGGAGGGTTATGAATCTGTCGGTCAGGTTTACCGTGATCCAAAAACCGGCAAGCTCATCATGATTGGGCAATGA